From the genome of Desulfovibrio gilichinskyi, one region includes:
- a CDS encoding DUF1844 domain-containing protein encodes MSDDKCKCGSCFSKDMPLPEVNFSTFVMSLSSSALVHLGEVADPSTGSVGFSPVLAKHSIDLLAILQDKVKNGATPEEEKLLCDLLYNLRMKYVSKTK; translated from the coding sequence ATGTCTGATGATAAATGTAAGTGTGGATCATGTTTTTCTAAAGATATGCCTCTGCCTGAGGTAAATTTTTCTACATTCGTAATGTCTCTTAGCTCATCTGCTCTGGTGCACCTTGGCGAAGTTGCTGATCCTTCAACCGGCTCAGTCGGGTTTTCTCCGGTTCTTGCAAAACATTCTATCGATCTCCTGGCAATATTGCAGGATAAAGTTAAAAATGGTGCAACCCCTGAGGAAGAAAAACTTCTTTGCGATCTGTTGTATAATCTTCGCATGAAGTACGTTTCCAAAACTAAATAG
- the purU gene encoding formyltetrahydrofolate deformylase has translation MTSSNASTAYLTVACKDQPGIVAAVSGFLFSKNANIIHSDQHSSDPVGGRFFLRMEFHMKDLESKFEDFKKEFSETVAVKFEMIWTLTPAWIKKKTAILVSKFDHALMDLLWRAKRGELFTDITMVISNHPDLREAVESFGVTFHHIPVEKDKKEESEHKILELLNGKVDLIILARYMQILTSKLIESYPYKIINIHHSFLPAFVGADPYRRAGERGVKLIGATAHYVTEELDQGPIIEQDVIRVSHRHDIEELKILGRDIERQVLSRAVKWHLSQRVLVDGNKTVVFV, from the coding sequence ATGACTTCATCAAATGCATCTACAGCATACCTTACAGTTGCCTGTAAGGACCAACCGGGAATTGTTGCGGCCGTTTCCGGATTTCTTTTTTCTAAGAATGCCAACATAATACATTCAGATCAACACTCAAGCGATCCAGTCGGCGGGCGTTTCTTTCTGCGAATGGAATTCCACATGAAAGACCTTGAAAGCAAATTTGAAGATTTCAAAAAAGAATTCTCTGAGACTGTCGCCGTTAAATTTGAAATGATCTGGACCCTTACACCTGCATGGATTAAGAAAAAAACAGCTATTCTTGTTTCAAAATTTGACCATGCACTTATGGATCTTCTATGGCGGGCCAAGCGCGGAGAACTCTTTACCGATATAACAATGGTTATAAGCAACCATCCGGACCTGCGCGAAGCGGTTGAATCATTCGGGGTAACTTTTCACCACATTCCAGTTGAAAAAGACAAAAAAGAAGAGTCTGAACATAAAATATTAGAACTTCTCAACGGTAAAGTGGATTTAATTATTCTTGCCCGCTATATGCAGATCCTAACTTCTAAACTTATTGAGTCTTATCCTTATAAAATAATTAATATTCACCATTCTTTCTTACCTGCTTTTGTCGGAGCGGACCCTTACCGCCGCGCAGGAGAAAGAGGTGTAAAGCTGATCGGAGCTACCGCTCATTACGTAACAGAAGAACTTGATCAAGGGCCCATAATTGAACAGGATGTTATCCGCGTTTCGCACAGACATGACATTGAGGAATTAAAAATTCTGGGTCGCGACATTGAACGTCAGGTCCTGAGCCGCGCGGTCAAATGGCATCTGTCTCAAAGAGTTCTTGTCGACGGAAATAAGACAGTTGTTTTTGTATAG
- a CDS encoding zinc-ribbon domain-containing protein encodes MITCTRCGNKNSDNSQSCEKCGHKLQSGFARFNGSPLSSKKNSDQFNITFEHADIFAKHGEAWVYALFLLAAVVFFTYQQVYWPLYILTPLVAILAWFRKI; translated from the coding sequence ATGATCACCTGTACCAGATGCGGAAATAAAAATAGTGACAATTCACAAAGCTGTGAGAAATGCGGGCATAAACTGCAATCCGGGTTTGCAAGATTTAACGGGTCACCTTTATCCTCTAAAAAAAATAGTGACCAATTTAATATCACCTTTGAACATGCGGATATCTTTGCAAAACACGGTGAAGCATGGGTCTATGCGCTTTTCCTCCTGGCTGCGGTAGTTTTCTTCACCTATCAGCAGGTCTATTGGCCGTTATATATCTTAACTCCGCTTGTAGCTATTCTGGCTTGGTTTCGGAAGATTTAA
- a CDS encoding EAL and HDOD domain-containing protein: protein MSDSELFLDSFFVARQPVFTRERAVWGYELLFRNSEFSAIAEVGDADAATSQVIADGFGLIQEDISKGQRLLVNFPYNMLLENAADLLPPEICVVEILETVDPDPEVLDALSLLKKQGYTIALDDYIGQEGFEPFVEIADIIKVDCLELSVEELKKLVADLKKYRKTLLAEKVEDTEMFDLCMNLGFNLFQGFFFSRPEIVPGKKMSSNNLNRMQLLRSISGPEFNVDDLSKAINSDVSISYRLLRFMNSPYFGLPHVVSSIQQAVVLIGYKKLASWLRVILLSDMCSAAASSELAFLSIKRAKFLELLSLELEGPKMSSDSMFLLGLFSLLDVLLGKPMKSLLAELPIEKELMAALCGESSVASVWLDLVVAFEKAKWESVGSIIFSQKLSPASVARNHLAAMQWANEITLLSKH, encoded by the coding sequence ATGAGTGACTCAGAATTGTTTCTGGATTCTTTTTTTGTAGCTAGACAGCCGGTATTTACACGAGAGCGTGCTGTCTGGGGATATGAACTTTTATTTCGCAATTCAGAATTCAGTGCAATTGCTGAAGTTGGAGATGCTGATGCAGCTACCTCGCAGGTCATAGCTGACGGCTTCGGTTTGATTCAGGAAGATATTTCCAAGGGGCAAAGACTTTTAGTAAATTTCCCTTACAATATGCTTCTTGAAAATGCCGCAGATTTACTTCCTCCTGAGATTTGTGTTGTCGAAATTTTAGAAACAGTAGATCCGGACCCAGAGGTCCTTGACGCCCTTAGCTTGTTAAAAAAACAAGGCTATACAATAGCCTTGGACGATTATATCGGGCAGGAGGGGTTTGAGCCTTTTGTTGAGATTGCAGACATCATTAAAGTTGATTGTCTAGAGCTTTCAGTTGAAGAATTAAAGAAGCTCGTCGCAGATTTAAAAAAATATCGAAAGACTCTTCTTGCTGAAAAGGTTGAAGATACCGAAATGTTTGATCTGTGCATGAATCTGGGTTTTAACCTGTTTCAGGGATTCTTTTTCAGTCGTCCGGAAATAGTGCCGGGCAAGAAAATGTCTTCCAATAATTTGAATCGCATGCAGCTTTTGCGTTCCATCAGCGGTCCTGAATTCAATGTGGACGATCTTTCAAAAGCTATTAATTCCGATGTATCAATCAGTTACCGGCTTCTCAGGTTTATGAACTCTCCTTATTTCGGCTTGCCGCATGTTGTAAGTTCTATTCAGCAGGCTGTGGTGCTGATCGGGTATAAGAAGCTGGCAAGCTGGTTGCGCGTAATTCTTTTGTCAGACATGTGCAGCGCGGCTGCATCTAGCGAGCTTGCATTTCTTTCAATAAAGCGAGCAAAATTTCTTGAGTTGCTGTCCCTTGAATTGGAAGGCCCGAAAATGTCTTCTGATTCGATGTTTCTACTTGGATTATTTTCTCTTTTAGATGTTCTTCTTGGTAAACCTATGAAAAGTCTTCTTGCTGAATTGCCCATTGAGAAAGAGTTGATGGCTGCTCTTTGCGGAGAGTCAAGCGTAGCGTCGGTTTGGCTTGATCTTGTGGTAGCTTTTGAAAAAGCAAAATGGGAATCAGTCGGCTCAATCATTTTCTCGCAAAAATTATCTCCTGCATCCGTTGCTCGTAATCATTTGGCCGCTATGCAATGGGCAAATGAAATTACCTTGCTAAGCAAGCACTAG
- a CDS encoding anaerobic ribonucleoside-triphosphate reductase activating protein: protein MNIDSIGWNHLRGIEPLSLCDWPGKATCVFFMGGCNLNCPTCHNFDMAWNMEKLPVLPKEDIKSFLRNRAQWLDGVTITGGEPTLVPNLGEILFEIRKASKLPIKMDSNGMTPETLEDLLQQGLVEQFAIDVKGPYVKYPALTGQAVTAETARKNLERVFDLATVNPGAFYFRITKVPILTDDDVETARGYLPDGFDLTIQKYIPPRREHAHADNEAGRPVGNMVD from the coding sequence ATGAATATAGACTCTATTGGATGGAACCATCTTCGCGGGATTGAACCACTTAGTCTTTGTGACTGGCCAGGAAAAGCAACCTGCGTTTTTTTTATGGGAGGCTGCAACCTAAATTGTCCAACCTGCCATAACTTTGATATGGCCTGGAACATGGAAAAACTTCCTGTTCTACCCAAAGAAGATATTAAATCTTTCCTTAGGAATCGTGCGCAATGGCTTGACGGGGTCACCATTACTGGAGGCGAGCCTACGTTAGTTCCTAACCTCGGAGAAATCCTTTTTGAAATCAGAAAAGCTTCCAAACTTCCCATAAAAATGGACAGCAACGGAATGACTCCTGAAACACTTGAGGACCTTCTTCAACAAGGTTTAGTTGAGCAATTTGCCATTGACGTCAAAGGCCCATATGTAAAATATCCTGCGCTTACCGGACAGGCTGTTACGGCTGAAACGGCTCGTAAGAATCTTGAAAGAGTGTTCGATCTCGCAACGGTAAACCCTGGTGCATTCTATTTTCGTATCACCAAAGTACCCATACTTACTGATGATGATGTAGAAACTGCCAGAGGATATCTTCCAGATGGATTTGATCTAACCATTCAGAAATACATTCCTCCAAGGAGAGAGCATGCCCACGCAGATAATGAAGCGGGACGGCCGGTTGGAAACATGGTCGACTGA
- a CDS encoding ribonucleoside triphosphate reductase has product MPTQIMKRDGRLETWSTERVAQAVFKALNASGIKDPLMAKRMARQVEKKLEGVSIPEQEHVQNMVEEVLMDSRLHSAAKKYILYRDSRRRLRSQKDAYLDIKETIDDYLDQSDWRVSENANMAHSYQGLMLHLSGTVQARYALEKYPEEIRQAHEHGYFHIHDLSYGLAGYCAGWSLRDLLLEGFNLEGRSCSGPAKHFDAALGQMVNFLGTLQNEWAGAQAFNNVDTYLAPFIRHDNLSYEDVLQSMQKFVFNMNTTSRWGGQSPFTNLSFDLVPPKHIAKEAVIIGGTLQDSTYGEYTAEMEMVNRSFIEVMLHGDYQNRIFSFPIPTYNVTEDFPWDSEIGRALLKLTAKYGAPYFQNFISSDLNPEDVRSMCCRLQMDLREIRNKVGGLFGAGDLTGSIGVVTLNLPKLAYLAQGEEDFLDLIEEYAEQAKNSLEFKRKLIQTNLDNGMFPWSHRYLKHGYTGHFATIGLLGGHEACLNLLDKGIETPSGIRLMTRVLNHLRDLTKRFQEETGNLYNLEATPAEGTSYRLARIDKSLYADIRTSGSETPYYTNSTTLPVGISDDVILALTHQNKLQPLYTGGSVFHTFLGESVSDLDALKNFIIKAFKQTKIPYLSITPTFSICKKHGYIHGEHYECPECGEESEVYTRIVGYYRPVARWNAGKKAEYNDRQEYSTFKCL; this is encoded by the coding sequence ATGCCCACGCAGATAATGAAGCGGGACGGCCGGTTGGAAACATGGTCGACTGAGCGAGTTGCACAGGCTGTATTTAAAGCACTGAACGCAAGCGGCATTAAAGACCCCCTGATGGCCAAGCGCATGGCCAGACAAGTTGAAAAGAAACTCGAAGGAGTTTCTATCCCTGAACAGGAACATGTTCAGAACATGGTTGAAGAAGTCCTTATGGATTCACGGCTTCATAGTGCAGCCAAAAAGTATATCCTCTACCGTGACAGCCGCCGCAGACTGCGCAGCCAAAAAGACGCTTATCTCGACATCAAGGAAACTATTGACGACTACCTTGACCAAAGCGACTGGCGTGTCTCTGAAAATGCCAACATGGCCCATTCATATCAGGGATTGATGCTTCACCTTTCCGGCACAGTACAAGCCCGTTACGCTCTTGAAAAATATCCTGAAGAAATCAGACAGGCCCACGAACACGGCTACTTTCATATTCACGACCTTTCATACGGGCTTGCAGGATACTGCGCCGGATGGAGTCTGCGCGATCTTCTTCTTGAAGGGTTCAACCTTGAAGGCAGATCATGCTCCGGTCCGGCAAAACACTTCGATGCGGCTTTAGGGCAGATGGTTAATTTTCTCGGCACATTGCAAAACGAATGGGCCGGAGCGCAGGCTTTCAACAATGTTGATACCTATCTGGCCCCCTTTATCAGGCATGATAATCTCAGTTACGAAGACGTATTGCAGTCCATGCAAAAATTTGTGTTCAACATGAACACAACTTCCAGATGGGGAGGACAAAGCCCTTTCACCAATCTTTCTTTTGATCTTGTTCCGCCGAAACATATTGCGAAAGAAGCAGTTATCATAGGTGGAACCCTTCAAGATTCCACTTACGGCGAGTACACCGCCGAAATGGAAATGGTAAATCGTTCATTCATTGAAGTAATGCTACACGGTGACTACCAAAATAGAATTTTTTCATTCCCGATCCCAACCTACAACGTGACGGAAGACTTTCCGTGGGATTCCGAAATCGGACGCGCGCTACTTAAATTAACCGCTAAATACGGTGCGCCTTATTTCCAGAATTTTATAAGTTCCGACTTAAATCCTGAAGATGTGCGCTCAATGTGCTGCCGCCTGCAAATGGATTTACGCGAAATCAGGAACAAAGTCGGCGGACTTTTCGGGGCGGGAGATCTTACCGGATCAATCGGGGTTGTAACTCTGAATCTGCCTAAGCTGGCTTATCTGGCTCAGGGAGAAGAAGACTTTCTTGATCTCATTGAAGAATATGCGGAGCAGGCTAAAAATTCCCTTGAATTCAAGCGCAAACTCATCCAGACAAATCTGGACAATGGTATGTTTCCATGGTCACACAGATATCTCAAGCACGGATATACGGGTCACTTTGCAACAATAGGTTTACTCGGCGGACATGAAGCATGTCTGAATCTGCTTGATAAAGGCATAGAAACGCCATCAGGCATCAGGCTTATGACCAGAGTTCTAAACCATCTCCGTGATCTTACAAAACGTTTTCAGGAAGAAACCGGAAACCTCTATAATCTCGAAGCCACCCCGGCTGAAGGAACCAGTTATCGGTTGGCCCGCATAGATAAAAGCCTGTACGCAGATATAAGAACTTCAGGCAGCGAAACCCCTTACTATACCAACTCCACAACACTTCCTGTCGGAATTTCCGATGATGTTATCTTAGCACTTACTCATCAGAATAAACTGCAACCGCTTTATACCGGAGGCAGCGTTTTCCATACGTTCCTAGGTGAATCAGTATCTGATCTTGATGCTCTTAAGAACTTTATTATCAAAGCCTTTAAGCAAACGAAGATACCGTATCTGTCGATAACTCCGACATTTTCCATTTGTAAAAAACATGGATATATTCACGGCGAACATTATGAATGTCCCGAATGCGGTGAAGAGTCAGAAGTATATACACGTATAGTCGGATATTACAGACCGGTAGCCCGCTGGAATGCGGGTAAAAAAGCCGAGTACAACGACAGGCAGGAATACAGCACATTCAAGTGCTTATAA
- a CDS encoding response regulator → MRILVVDDEQMVRENLVDYLEDEGIDVISVGSAEEALKLMETENAEVAIVDMRLPVMHGNDLIINLKKIRPEMDFIIHTGSVDYAVPPDVRNLGISSDNVLLKPVADMNIFIQKIKSLFGNKYNI, encoded by the coding sequence ATGCGCATTTTAGTAGTAGATGATGAGCAGATGGTCAGGGAAAATCTGGTAGACTATCTCGAAGATGAAGGAATAGATGTCATATCCGTAGGTAGCGCAGAAGAAGCTTTGAAGCTGATGGAAACTGAAAATGCCGAAGTTGCAATCGTAGACATGCGGCTGCCGGTGATGCACGGCAACGATCTGATTATTAATCTTAAAAAAATACGTCCGGAAATGGATTTCATTATCCATACAGGTTCAGTAGACTACGCAGTTCCGCCCGATGTACGAAACCTTGGGATCTCATCTGATAATGTATTGCTTAAACCTGTAGCGGATATGAATATTTTTATCCAAAAAATAAAATCACTATTTGGAAATAAATATAATATTTAG
- a CDS encoding CheR family methyltransferase, with protein sequence MELSSTEFDLLRKHIYSVCGLIIGDGKEYLIVHRLQHLLNEHSCKSWTEFYNLLCKKKGLLHDEVITAINTHETSFFRDLHPFNLIRDNILPDLIKNKKKNKKIRIWCAAASTGQEPYTLSMVIHDLLESTPFNTVKHDDFSILATDISEKIIEKAKEGLFSNLELSRGLPAKYKKYFSQDNSQWKVSPLISSIVTFKRFNLLESFRILGQFDFVLCRNVLIYFDDKTKLDIVHKIHSVLPEDGCLILGATESLAGQTDKFASEHKGVAVLYRRKNKCNFR encoded by the coding sequence ATGGAGCTCAGTAGTACTGAATTTGATCTTCTCCGCAAGCACATTTACAGCGTGTGCGGGTTGATAATAGGAGACGGCAAAGAATATCTTATTGTGCATCGTCTACAGCATCTTCTTAACGAACACAGCTGTAAATCATGGACTGAGTTTTATAATCTTCTTTGTAAAAAAAAAGGGTTGTTACACGACGAAGTTATAACCGCTATTAATACCCATGAAACTAGTTTTTTCAGAGATCTTCATCCGTTTAATTTAATACGTGATAACATATTACCTGACCTGATAAAAAATAAAAAAAAGAACAAGAAGATTCGTATCTGGTGTGCAGCTGCGTCTACTGGGCAGGAACCTTACACACTCTCCATGGTTATTCATGATCTGCTCGAATCTACACCGTTTAATACCGTGAAGCATGATGATTTCTCAATATTAGCAACAGATATCTCTGAAAAAATAATTGAGAAAGCCAAGGAAGGTTTGTTCAGTAATCTTGAGTTATCGCGAGGACTGCCTGCTAAGTATAAAAAGTATTTCAGTCAGGACAACAGTCAATGGAAGGTCAGCCCTTTGATCAGTTCAATAGTAACCTTCAAAAGATTTAATTTACTTGAATCTTTTAGAATTCTTGGACAGTTCGATTTTGTTTTGTGCAGAAATGTTTTGATATATTTTGATGATAAAACAAAATTAGATATAGTTCACAAAATACATTCTGTACTGCCGGAAGATGGGTGTTTGATCCTAGGTGCAACGGAGTCATTAGCCGGTCAGACTGATAAATTCGCTTCTGAACATAAAGGGGTAGCTGTTCTTTATCGGCGGAAAAATAAATGTAACTTTCGCTAA
- the argC gene encoding N-acetyl-gamma-glutamyl-phosphate reductase, producing MSTGIPVGLVGVTGYTGMELARILSGHDAMNLVRVTSRAEAGKKLSEIYPFMTGLELGELAITAPDVDDLAKSCKLVFLAVPHKTAMDIGGKLYDKGVKVVDLSADFRIRDRATYEEWYKVDHTREDLLPKAVYGLPEFYRDQIKTASLVANPGCYPTSSIIGLTPALSQKLIDTTDIVIDSKSGATGAGRKAVVGSLFCEVSDSFKAYGLGKHRHTPEIEQELSVVADENITVSFNTHLLPINRGILSTIYTKLRANVTAEDVRTVYEKAYGSEKWIRVLPEGMLPETRWVRGTMFCDVGLVVDPRTGRLIIVTAIDNVCRGASGQAVANANLMMGLAEGHGLNLAPLMP from the coding sequence ATGAGTACCGGAATACCTGTCGGATTGGTCGGAGTTACAGGATACACAGGAATGGAATTAGCCCGTATTTTAAGCGGGCACGATGCTATGAATCTTGTACGTGTGACTTCCCGCGCAGAAGCCGGAAAAAAACTTTCAGAAATCTATCCCTTTATGACAGGGCTTGAGCTTGGTGAACTTGCTATTACAGCTCCTGATGTCGATGATCTGGCGAAATCATGCAAACTTGTCTTTCTTGCCGTTCCTCACAAAACAGCCATGGATATCGGCGGAAAGCTTTATGACAAGGGCGTAAAAGTCGTTGACTTAAGTGCTGACTTCAGGATCAGAGATCGCGCGACATACGAAGAATGGTATAAAGTTGATCACACCCGTGAAGACTTATTGCCGAAAGCAGTATACGGTTTACCTGAATTTTATCGCGACCAGATCAAAACTGCTTCATTAGTCGCTAATCCCGGATGTTATCCAACTTCTTCGATTATCGGATTAACTCCTGCTCTTTCGCAGAAACTTATTGATACAACAGATATTGTTATTGATTCTAAATCCGGTGCAACCGGGGCAGGAAGAAAAGCAGTTGTCGGATCATTGTTTTGTGAAGTTTCTGACTCCTTCAAGGCTTACGGTCTTGGAAAGCACAGGCATACTCCGGAGATTGAACAGGAGCTTTCAGTTGTCGCTGATGAGAACATTACCGTTTCTTTTAATACTCATCTTCTTCCGATTAATCGCGGAATTTTGTCGACTATTTATACAAAACTTCGTGCAAATGTTACCGCTGAGGATGTTAGAACTGTGTACGAGAAAGCTTACGGTTCTGAAAAATGGATCAGGGTTCTTCCTGAAGGTATGCTTCCGGAGACTCGCTGGGTGCGCGGTACGATGTTCTGCGATGTCGGTTTAGTTGTTGATCCGAGAACAGGCCGACTGATAATTGTGACTGCTATCGACAACGTTTGCAGAGGCGCATCAGGTCAGGCCGTGGCAAATGCAAACCTGATGATGGGGCTAGCCGAAGGACATGGACTGAATCTGGCTCCTCTCATGCCATAG
- the polA gene encoding DNA polymerase I, producing the protein MSLSEKLNFEKSPLYLIDGSAFFYRGFHAYPDLKRSDGFPTNALYIVLRVLLKVLKEEKPEYLVFMLDGKGKNFRHELFGDYKAQRPPMPDDLRVQVEPLKEAVRALGVPLIVSEGEEADDCIASLTARFKSERPVVILGADKDLKQCLDDNVFMWDPAGRAEKITSLADFKEDTGLNPDQWADFQALIGDSADNIPGVPGIGKVTASKLMAKYPTLEEIRDNFKFLQPNIKKKMDGYLDTIFTYRQLTRLRTNSCSNLELADLKISQVEKADVIAYLNEYEFRSMIRDVNGAFPDSNGSSPAKDLSSMGSEKETIKSAPAAKAKKANSNQFSLFGDAAPAPVASKLEFKKIQSVSDLPDFSGKDVGLVRDGKDFYVGVDGDEWLCRVAAADLAKKLQTAKRIATADVKSIFRSDSAWRKISLSRWFDLSLSAYLLNPEDRNYQWDRLRSMLFAGDELPDAVDEVHPDAQGMAALALMHVLAPRIESAGLATLVSELEIPLIPVLADMEEAGISIDLTSFAEFLKEVSNRIQELTKVIHETAEEDFNIRSSQQMSNILFEKLGLKPSGKTDKGALSTANAVLEKLVGQHEIITDILEYRKMEKLRSTYLEPLPKLVGPDGRIHTNFNQLATATGRLSSSGPNLQNIPIRGDMGKRMRACFTAGSGLRLAAADYSQVELRVLAHFSGDPTLISAFENDEDIHSRTAALLFDKETSEITREERSNAKTINFGLIYGMGPQKLSRELGISLNEAKDFIAKYFEKLGVLRDFYDSVVEQGRDKGYVTTLSGRRRLLPELHSTNPQVISQARRQAINTVIQGSAADIIKMAMIKVADNSAIAHLGGRLILQIHDELLVEGPEESIEEIGSLLQEDMQLVTSLAVPLKVDLGLGKNWAQAH; encoded by the coding sequence ATGTCACTCAGCGAAAAATTGAACTTTGAAAAAAGTCCTCTGTATCTTATAGACGGTTCCGCTTTTTTTTACCGCGGGTTCCATGCATATCCTGACCTTAAGCGTTCGGACGGATTCCCTACCAACGCTTTATACATTGTACTGCGGGTGCTGCTGAAAGTTCTCAAAGAAGAAAAACCTGAATATCTGGTCTTTATGCTTGATGGTAAGGGGAAGAATTTCCGACATGAACTGTTCGGGGATTATAAAGCCCAGCGTCCACCTATGCCTGACGATTTAAGAGTTCAGGTTGAGCCGTTGAAAGAAGCTGTCAGAGCACTAGGTGTGCCTTTGATCGTTTCCGAAGGCGAAGAAGCAGACGATTGCATCGCTTCTCTTACCGCAAGATTTAAGAGTGAACGTCCGGTTGTTATTCTCGGCGCGGATAAAGATCTTAAGCAGTGCCTGGATGATAACGTCTTTATGTGGGACCCTGCCGGACGCGCTGAAAAAATAACTTCACTTGCCGATTTTAAAGAAGATACAGGGCTTAATCCTGACCAGTGGGCGGATTTCCAAGCTTTAATAGGTGACTCGGCCGATAATATCCCGGGAGTGCCCGGAATAGGCAAGGTGACGGCTTCCAAGCTCATGGCTAAATATCCTACACTTGAAGAAATCCGCGATAATTTTAAATTTCTCCAGCCGAACATTAAGAAAAAAATGGACGGTTATTTAGATACTATTTTTACCTATAGACAGCTGACACGTCTTAGAACAAACAGTTGCAGCAATCTCGAACTTGCTGATCTCAAAATTTCTCAGGTCGAAAAGGCTGATGTTATAGCATATCTTAATGAATATGAATTCCGCTCAATGATCAGAGATGTGAACGGAGCATTTCCAGATAGTAATGGTTCATCTCCTGCTAAAGATCTTTCCAGCATGGGGTCAGAGAAAGAGACAATTAAATCTGCACCTGCTGCCAAAGCGAAGAAAGCAAATTCCAACCAGTTTTCCCTGTTCGGTGACGCCGCTCCTGCTCCGGTTGCAAGTAAGCTTGAATTTAAGAAAATTCAGTCTGTTTCCGATTTACCAGATTTTTCCGGTAAAGATGTTGGACTTGTGCGTGACGGTAAAGACTTTTATGTCGGAGTTGACGGTGACGAGTGGCTTTGCAGGGTTGCCGCGGCAGATCTTGCGAAAAAACTCCAAACTGCAAAGAGAATAGCAACCGCAGATGTTAAATCTATTTTCAGATCTGATTCAGCATGGCGTAAAATTTCTCTTTCGCGCTGGTTTGACCTGAGTTTATCGGCTTATCTGCTTAATCCTGAAGACCGCAATTATCAGTGGGACAGACTTAGATCTATGCTTTTTGCCGGAGACGAACTTCCCGACGCAGTAGATGAAGTCCATCCTGATGCACAGGGTATGGCTGCTCTTGCTTTAATGCATGTTCTTGCTCCGCGGATTGAATCGGCAGGGCTGGCTACTCTTGTCAGTGAACTCGAAATCCCGCTGATTCCCGTCCTTGCAGATATGGAAGAGGCTGGAATTTCGATTGATTTAACGTCGTTTGCGGAATTTCTAAAAGAGGTCAGCAATCGCATTCAGGAGCTTACCAAGGTTATCCATGAAACCGCTGAAGAGGATTTTAATATCCGCTCCAGCCAGCAGATGAGTAATATCCTTTTTGAGAAGCTGGGTCTTAAGCCGAGTGGTAAAACGGATAAAGGCGCGCTTTCGACAGCTAACGCCGTGCTCGAAAAATTGGTGGGACAGCACGAAATAATCACCGATATTTTAGAGTACAGAAAAATGGAAAAGCTCAGATCCACTTATCTTGAACCGCTTCCTAAACTTGTCGGTCCCGATGGTAGGATTCATACGAATTTCAATCAGCTTGCAACTGCTACAGGCCGCCTTTCAAGTTCCGGGCCTAATTTGCAGAATATTCCCATCCGCGGGGATATGGGCAAACGCATGAGGGCTTGCTTTACTGCCGGCAGTGGATTGCGTTTGGCAGCAGCGGATTATTCTCAAGTCGAACTTAGAGTTCTGGCTCATTTTTCCGGTGATCCTACTTTGATCTCCGCATTTGAAAATGATGAAGATATTCACTCACGCACAGCTGCTTTGCTTTTTGATAAAGAAACTTCAGAAATTACCAGAGAAGAGCGGAGTAATGCCAAGACAATTAACTTCGGGTTGATTTACGGAATGGGGCCGCAGAAGTTGTCACGCGAGCTTGGAATTTCGTTGAATGAAGCTAAAGATTTTATTGCTAAATATTTTGAAAAACTTGGAGTGCTCAGAGATTTTTATGATTCTGTAGTCGAGCAGGGACGTGATAAAGGGTACGTAACAACTCTTTCCGGCCGTAGACGACTTCTGCCGGAACTACACTCGACCAATCCTCAGGTTATATCTCAGGCTCGCAGACAGGCCATTAATACCGTTATTCAGGGGAGTGCCGCAGATATTATTAAAATGGCAATGATCAAAGTTGCAGACAATTCAGCTATTGCACATTTAGGCGGCAGACTTATTTTACAGATACACGATGAACTGCTTGTAGAAGGACCGGAGGAATCGATTGAAGAGATCGGCAGCTTGTTGCAGGAGGATATGCAGCTTGTTACTTCTCTGGCAGTTCCATTGAAAGTTGATTTGGGGTTAGGAAAGAATTGGGCGCAGGCTCATTAA